One segment of Sinorhizobium sp. BG8 DNA contains the following:
- the phoR gene encoding phosphate regulon sensor histidine kinase PhoR: MAREGIAVEGRGRPWDWILAQLWAERVLISAAVFVGFMMWAGGFHLGWTFFAVALLVLAGLARVERMEERSSRPRVAAAASAPAELPVVADPLAEIATVLDALDMPALLVTSDETVKLQNRAAEALFGIIPRDSDLAGRIRSPGILDMVREAISSVQPREIEHAERLPSESVYIVRVTPVRAPTAPDEKPRLFLIVFRDVSHARRIDRMRSDFVANASHELRTPLASLRGFVETLQGPAKDDSRAHEKFLAIMHEQATRMSRLVDDLLSLSRLEIKANIPPDEKVDLKPLLGHVRDSLQPLAEELGVEVVLEIPDSPVVVSGDRDELTEVFENLVENACKYGQEGKRVEVRVTGGGGEPVEVSVIDHGPGIAPEHVPRITERFYRVNVEASRSKKGTGLGLAIVKHILTRHRARLTVRSELGKGTVFTVRF, from the coding sequence GTGGCAAGGGAAGGCATCGCAGTGGAGGGTAGGGGACGGCCGTGGGACTGGATCTTGGCTCAGCTATGGGCGGAGCGCGTTCTGATCTCGGCCGCCGTTTTCGTCGGCTTCATGATGTGGGCAGGCGGCTTTCATCTTGGATGGACCTTCTTCGCCGTTGCCCTGCTCGTTCTTGCCGGCCTTGCAAGGGTGGAGCGCATGGAAGAGCGCTCTTCGCGTCCGCGCGTTGCGGCTGCCGCGTCCGCGCCCGCCGAACTCCCCGTCGTTGCTGACCCTCTTGCTGAGATCGCCACTGTGCTCGACGCGCTCGACATGCCAGCTCTGCTGGTGACGAGCGATGAGACCGTCAAGCTGCAGAATCGTGCCGCCGAGGCGCTCTTCGGCATCATTCCCCGCGATTCCGATCTCGCCGGGCGCATTCGTTCTCCCGGTATCCTCGACATGGTCCGTGAGGCGATCTCGAGCGTCCAGCCCCGGGAAATCGAGCATGCGGAGCGCCTGCCCTCTGAATCCGTCTACATTGTCCGGGTGACGCCGGTGCGCGCGCCGACCGCACCCGACGAGAAGCCAAGGCTCTTTCTCATCGTGTTCCGCGATGTCTCGCATGCCCGCCGGATCGACAGGATGCGTTCGGATTTCGTCGCCAATGCGAGCCATGAGTTGCGCACGCCGCTTGCGTCCCTGCGCGGCTTCGTGGAGACGCTGCAAGGTCCCGCGAAGGATGACTCCAGGGCCCACGAGAAATTCCTGGCGATCATGCACGAACAGGCGACCCGCATGAGCCGCCTTGTCGACGACCTCCTTTCGCTCTCGCGACTGGAGATCAAGGCGAACATTCCGCCCGATGAGAAAGTTGATCTGAAGCCTTTGCTCGGGCACGTCCGCGACAGTCTTCAGCCGCTTGCCGAAGAGCTCGGGGTCGAAGTCGTTCTCGAAATTCCGGACAGTCCCGTGGTCGTCTCCGGGGACAGGGACGAGCTGACCGAGGTATTTGAAAATCTTGTCGAAAATGCCTGCAAGTACGGGCAGGAGGGCAAGCGGGTGGAGGTTCGGGTCACGGGCGGAGGCGGAGAGCCGGTCGAGGTCAGCGTCATCGATCACGGGCCGGGCATTGCGCCGGAACATGTCCCGCGCATCACGGAACGTTTCTACCGGGTGAACGTCGAGGCCAGCCGATCCAAGAAGGGGACCGGATTGGGGCTTGCGATCGTCAAGCACATCCTTACCCGCCACCGCGCCCGGCTGACGGTTCGCTCCGAGCTGGGCAAGGGAACCGTGTTTACAGTCCGTTTTTGA
- the pstC gene encoding phosphate ABC transporter permease subunit PstC codes for MSTTLIVATILVISAVAYYLGRLRANALAGGKSATLHSRPYHYGSYAAIWAFLPSIVVLCLWLAISPSIINSTVRSSFPQDVQAQPAATQTLSFGVVSAIARGLPLLTAEETSTVTANPAELQAKLAEKGVPLGAEVSPYMIASAQQLNALRQTSQSVLAVIAIALSLVGAFFAVRAIEPRFRARNKVERVMLGTLIAASSIAILTTIGIAVSMLSEATRFFSMVPAWEFFFGTVWDPRFGGAGSTSSGEFGLIPLLAGTLYIGFVAMLVAVPIGLFAAIYMAEYAAPRVRSLAKPLLEVLAGIPTIVYGFFALVTVGPFLRDISASLNGLVTGNYVNFIQAQSVLTAGIVMGIMLIPYVSSLSDDIITAVPRSLRDGSLGLGATRSETIKRVILPAALPGIVGAVLMTASRAIGETMIVVLAAGVAARIQINPFEPMTTVTVKIVNQLTGDLEFTSPQTLVAFALGITLFCITLALNIYALYIVRKYREQYE; via the coding sequence ATGAGCACGACGTTAATCGTTGCCACCATTTTGGTTATTTCAGCAGTTGCATATTATCTCGGGCGGTTGCGGGCAAATGCCCTTGCGGGTGGAAAGTCCGCCACGCTTCACTCCCGACCCTATCACTACGGCTCCTATGCGGCGATCTGGGCTTTCCTGCCGTCTATTGTCGTGCTCTGCCTGTGGCTGGCCATCAGCCCTTCGATCATCAATTCCACGGTTCGCTCTTCCTTTCCGCAGGATGTGCAGGCCCAGCCCGCAGCCACCCAGACGTTGAGTTTCGGCGTCGTCTCGGCAATTGCGCGCGGCCTCCCGCTGCTGACCGCGGAAGAGACATCCACTGTCACGGCCAACCCGGCCGAGCTGCAGGCCAAGCTCGCAGAGAAGGGTGTTCCGCTCGGCGCCGAGGTATCTCCCTACATGATCGCATCGGCTCAGCAGTTGAATGCGCTGCGACAGACGAGCCAGTCGGTGCTCGCCGTCATCGCGATCGCGCTCTCGCTGGTCGGTGCGTTCTTTGCTGTCCGGGCGATAGAGCCACGCTTCCGCGCCCGCAACAAGGTCGAGCGCGTGATGCTCGGAACCTTGATCGCGGCCTCCTCCATCGCCATCCTCACGACCATCGGGATTGCGGTATCGATGTTGTCGGAGGCAACCCGCTTCTTCTCCATGGTGCCCGCCTGGGAATTCTTCTTCGGAACGGTGTGGGATCCCCGGTTCGGCGGAGCAGGCTCCACCTCGTCGGGTGAATTCGGCCTGATCCCGCTGCTTGCCGGCACGCTCTACATCGGTTTCGTCGCCATGCTGGTGGCGGTGCCGATCGGTCTCTTTGCCGCAATCTACATGGCAGAGTATGCCGCGCCGCGCGTCCGCTCACTGGCAAAGCCGCTTCTCGAAGTTCTCGCGGGCATTCCGACGATCGTCTACGGCTTCTTCGCGCTCGTCACCGTTGGCCCCTTCCTGCGTGACATCTCCGCAAGCCTCAATGGCCTCGTCACCGGCAACTACGTCAACTTCATCCAGGCGCAGAGCGTCCTGACGGCGGGCATCGTGATGGGCATCATGCTGATCCCCTACGTCTCTTCGCTGTCGGACGACATCATCACCGCTGTCCCGCGTTCGCTTCGCGACGGTTCCCTCGGCCTTGGCGCAACGCGGTCCGAAACCATCAAGCGCGTGATCCTGCCGGCGGCACTTCCCGGCATCGTCGGCGCCGTCCTCATGACGGCATCGCGCGCCATCGGCGAGACGATGATCGTCGTTCTGGCCGCGGGTGTCGCCGCACGTATCCAGATCAATCCCTTCGAGCCGATGACGACCGTCACCGTGAAGATCGTCAACCAGTTGACAGGCGACCTGGAGTTCACCTCTCCCCAGACGCTGGTGGCATTTGCGCTCGGCATCACGCTGTTTTGCATCACGCTGGCGCTCAACATCTACGCGCTCTACATCGTCCGCAAATATCGGGAGCAATACGAATGA
- the ppk2 gene encoding polyphosphate kinase 2, translated as MADKPGTRAVELDFDGRKRTYDVDDPNLPKWVDEKALSSGGYPYDKKMPREEYEQQLRLLQIELVKVQFWLQATRKRVMVVFEGRDAAGKGGTIHETIAYINPRYARVVALTKPTETEQGQWYYQRYVYTFPTAGEFVVYDRSWYNRAGVEPVMGFCTDAQYEKFLKETPRFEKMIVSEGIHLFKFWLNIGREMQLKRFHDRRHDPLKVWKLSSMDIAALHKWDDYTQKRDRMLQETHTHNAPWTVVRANDKRRARINVLRHILTTLDYDGKDKKAIGDVDDAILGFGPHFLK; from the coding sequence ATGGCGGACAAACCCGGAACCAGGGCCGTCGAACTCGATTTCGACGGTCGGAAGCGGACCTACGACGTCGACGATCCGAACCTGCCGAAGTGGGTGGACGAAAAGGCGCTGAGTTCCGGCGGATATCCCTACGACAAGAAGATGCCGCGCGAAGAGTACGAGCAACAGCTGCGGCTGCTGCAGATCGAACTCGTGAAGGTGCAATTCTGGCTCCAGGCCACCCGCAAGCGCGTGATGGTGGTGTTCGAAGGGCGAGACGCCGCCGGCAAGGGCGGAACCATCCACGAAACGATCGCCTACATAAACCCGCGCTATGCGCGCGTCGTCGCCCTTACCAAGCCGACCGAGACGGAACAGGGGCAATGGTACTACCAGCGCTACGTCTACACTTTTCCCACCGCCGGCGAGTTCGTGGTCTATGACCGTTCCTGGTACAACCGCGCCGGCGTGGAACCGGTCATGGGATTCTGCACGGACGCGCAGTACGAAAAGTTCCTGAAGGAGACGCCGCGCTTCGAGAAGATGATCGTTTCGGAAGGCATCCACCTGTTCAAGTTCTGGCTGAACATCGGTCGCGAGATGCAGCTGAAACGCTTCCACGACCGGCGCCATGATCCCCTGAAGGTCTGGAAGCTGTCTTCCATGGACATCGCCGCCCTGCACAAATGGGACGACTACACGCAGAAACGCGACCGGATGCTGCAGGAGACACACACCCACAACGCGCCTTGGACGGTGGTGCGTGCCAACGACAAGCGTCGCGCGCGGATCAACGTCCTGCGACACATCCTCACCACCCTCGACTACGACGGCAAGGACAAGAAGGCGATCGGCGATGTGGACGACGCGATCCTCGGCTTCGGACCGCACTTCCTGAAATAG
- a CDS encoding biotin transporter BioY: MSGLENAIRSALARSERSNPEIRARIYQSARNALEAGLRKQEISDPETVAAQRHRLESTIHQIETEEREALRTRVSPATRGDTPAARNGTSDGDLSAVAGGDGRLGAAAQRPAGRDADSVQDIGGIRPSRDEGLLRAEGPVSGAKPSAAEGQPSGNADFRPERAAKGRRRRSRVFSFLLVVSTLVAAIGAAAWWIESSGLLLSPQERDSSVANPPATVSGEDFTGEDPLKRALDTQSRFSDAWRTVFMPGQNELLSAEPQGRFEVITTNEGPATRVTSSDPEREGAVRIEVAPDVLAEMAGKSSTIALAVEAGNGKPAQISIECEFPGLGECGRHRYTVSERTDVLFQVTFKGSASPSGAGHLYLNSDLTGTGTSLNLYAVRILPGE, from the coding sequence GTGAGCGGACTGGAAAATGCAATCAGGAGTGCGCTGGCACGCTCGGAGCGGAGCAATCCGGAAATCCGGGCCCGCATCTATCAGTCGGCGCGCAATGCCCTGGAGGCCGGGCTGAGAAAGCAGGAGATCAGCGATCCGGAAACGGTCGCCGCCCAGAGGCACCGGCTGGAAAGCACCATCCACCAGATCGAGACCGAGGAGCGGGAAGCCCTGCGCACCCGGGTCTCACCCGCCACCCGTGGCGACACGCCTGCCGCCCGCAACGGAACTTCAGACGGCGACCTTTCGGCCGTCGCCGGCGGCGATGGCCGCCTCGGTGCCGCCGCGCAGCGCCCGGCCGGCAGAGATGCCGATAGTGTCCAGGACATTGGTGGCATCAGGCCAAGCCGTGATGAGGGCCTGCTTCGAGCGGAAGGACCGGTCTCCGGCGCAAAACCATCGGCCGCAGAGGGTCAGCCGAGCGGGAATGCGGATTTCAGGCCTGAGCGCGCTGCCAAGGGTCGGCGCCGGCGCAGCCGCGTCTTCTCGTTCCTGCTCGTCGTTTCGACGCTGGTCGCCGCAATCGGCGCTGCCGCGTGGTGGATTGAGAGCAGTGGGCTGCTTCTGTCGCCGCAGGAGCGCGACAGCAGCGTGGCCAATCCGCCGGCGACCGTCTCCGGTGAGGATTTCACTGGCGAGGATCCCCTGAAGCGCGCACTCGATACCCAGAGCCGGTTCTCGGATGCCTGGCGGACCGTGTTCATGCCTGGCCAAAACGAACTGCTTTCAGCGGAACCCCAAGGCCGCTTCGAGGTGATCACCACCAACGAGGGACCGGCGACGCGGGTAACCTCCTCCGACCCGGAGCGCGAAGGCGCTGTCCGTATCGAGGTCGCCCCCGATGTCCTCGCCGAGATGGCCGGAAAGTCCTCGACGATCGCGCTCGCGGTGGAGGCCGGCAATGGCAAGCCTGCCCAGATCTCCATCGAGTGCGAGTTCCCGGGTCTCGGCGAATGCGGGCGCCACCGCTACACCGTGTCCGAGCGGACGGACGTCCTGTTTCAGGTGACGTTCAAAGGATCCGCATCGCCGAGCGGGGCGGGCCATCTCTACCTCAACAGCGATCTGACCGGCACGGGTACAAGTCTCAATCTCTATGCCGTGCGCATCCTTCCCGGCGAGTAA
- a CDS encoding substrate-binding domain-containing protein, whose product MRALKFTIAALVASAAFAGAAVARDQVQIAGSSTVLPYTKIVAETFGETYGDFKTPVVESGGSGAGLKEFCKGVGEDTIDIANSSRHIKDSELEACKAAGVTDVQEVKIGYDGIVFATDAGNPDLVLVPADLYKGLAAEVVVDGKLVANPYKKWSEVNPALPDFDIAAYIPGEKHGTREVFEEKVLAAGCKDVGALDVIKAAISDEKEAAKKCVAVRKDGLAVDIDGDYSETLARIAANKTGIGVFGLSFYENNADKLKVATVNGIVPSVETIASGEYPVSRPLYFYVKKAHLGVIPGLKEYVEFFVSDQMIGPDGPLAEYGLVPAPDAEREEIRNSVEAGKTM is encoded by the coding sequence ATGAGAGCTCTTAAGTTTACTATCGCAGCGCTGGTTGCATCGGCTGCATTTGCCGGCGCTGCCGTTGCGCGCGACCAGGTCCAGATCGCTGGTTCCTCGACCGTGCTGCCCTATACCAAGATCGTCGCTGAAACCTTCGGCGAAACCTATGGCGACTTCAAGACCCCGGTTGTCGAGTCCGGCGGCTCTGGCGCCGGCCTCAAGGAATTCTGCAAGGGTGTAGGCGAGGACACGATCGATATCGCCAACTCTTCGCGCCACATCAAGGACAGCGAGCTGGAAGCCTGCAAGGCAGCCGGCGTGACGGACGTCCAGGAAGTCAAGATTGGCTATGACGGCATCGTGTTCGCCACGGACGCCGGCAATCCCGATCTCGTTCTCGTTCCGGCCGATCTCTACAAGGGTCTCGCAGCAGAAGTCGTCGTCGACGGCAAGCTCGTTGCCAACCCCTACAAGAAGTGGTCCGAAGTGAACCCGGCCCTGCCGGACTTCGACATCGCAGCCTATATCCCCGGCGAAAAGCACGGTACGCGCGAAGTCTTCGAAGAGAAGGTACTGGCCGCAGGCTGCAAGGACGTCGGTGCTCTCGACGTGATCAAGGCCGCGATCTCCGACGAGAAGGAAGCCGCCAAGAAGTGCGTTGCTGTCCGTAAGGACGGCCTGGCTGTCGACATCGACGGCGACTATTCGGAAACCCTCGCACGCATCGCCGCCAACAAGACCGGTATCGGCGTGTTCGGCCTTTCCTTCTACGAAAACAACGCTGACAAGCTGAAGGTCGCAACCGTCAACGGCATCGTTCCTTCGGTTGAGACCATTGCCTCCGGCGAATACCCGGTTTCGCGCCCGCTGTACTTCTACGTCAAGAAGGCGCACCTCGGCGTTATCCCGGGCCTCAAGGAGTATGTCGAGTTCTTCGTTTCCGACCAGATGATCGGCCCTGACGGCCCGCTCGCTGAATACGGTCTGGTTCCTGCTCCCGATGCCGAGCGCGAAGAGATCCGCAACTCGGTAGAAGCCGGCAAGACGATGTAA
- a CDS encoding nitronate monooxygenase family protein — translation MPLPAILKEKLRLPVVAAPLFIVSHPTLTLAQCKAGVIGAFPALNARPESQLDEWLAEITETLAVHDRRNPDRPAAPFAVNQIVHKSNRRLEHDLQMCVKYKVPVVISSLGAVPEVNDAIHSYGGIVLHDIINNRHANSAIRKGADGLIAVAAGAGGHAGTLSPFALVQEIREWFDGPLLLSGAIATGGAVLAAQAMGADIAYIGSPFIATTEARAPDAYKEMIVGGSASDIVYSNYFTGIHGNYLKGSIEAAGLDPDRLPEADPSKMDFDRATSGAKAWKDIWGSGQGIGAVKSVGSAESVVSRLESEYRAARERLGLAG, via the coding sequence ATGCCCCTTCCCGCGATCCTCAAAGAGAAACTGCGCCTGCCCGTCGTCGCTGCACCGCTCTTCATCGTCTCTCACCCCACCCTTACTTTGGCACAATGCAAAGCCGGCGTCATCGGCGCCTTCCCGGCCCTCAATGCCCGTCCTGAATCGCAGCTGGACGAGTGGCTGGCCGAAATAACCGAGACGCTTGCGGTCCATGACCGACGCAATCCGGACCGGCCGGCGGCCCCGTTCGCCGTCAACCAGATCGTGCACAAATCGAACCGGAGGCTCGAACACGACCTCCAGATGTGCGTGAAGTACAAGGTTCCGGTCGTCATCTCCTCGCTCGGCGCCGTGCCTGAGGTCAACGACGCGATCCATTCCTATGGCGGCATCGTGCTTCACGACATCATCAACAACCGTCACGCCAACTCCGCGATCCGCAAGGGAGCCGACGGGCTTATCGCGGTGGCTGCCGGCGCCGGCGGGCATGCGGGAACGCTCTCACCCTTCGCGCTGGTCCAGGAAATCCGCGAGTGGTTCGACGGGCCTCTGCTGCTTTCAGGCGCGATCGCCACCGGCGGCGCCGTCCTCGCCGCCCAGGCCATGGGCGCCGACATCGCCTATATCGGCTCTCCCTTCATCGCCACGACGGAGGCGCGCGCCCCGGACGCCTACAAGGAGATGATCGTCGGGGGCAGTGCCTCCGACATCGTCTATTCCAATTATTTTACCGGAATTCACGGCAACTACCTGAAGGGTTCGATTGAGGCTGCGGGTCTCGACCCCGACCGATTGCCTGAGGCTGATCCCTCGAAAATGGATTTCGACAGGGCAACGTCCGGCGCGAAGGCCTGGAAGGACATCTGGGGCTCGGGCCAGGGGATCGGGGCCGTCAAGTCCGTCGGATCGGCAGAAAGCGTGGTGAGCCGGCTCGAAAGCGAATATCGGGCTGCGCGAGAAAGGCTGGGCCTTGCGGGATAG